One region of Streptomyces capillispiralis genomic DNA includes:
- a CDS encoding aspartate/glutamate racemase family protein, with protein MIEPHPLVAMIHAVPAAQRTAEAAFAREFPQATVWNVLDDRLLDDARAAGGLTDALRRRMLRLIGHVLDGGARALLLTCSSYGEVVDTARVLWNVPVLKSDEAMFQAALAGPYRRIAVVASTAPAVPAAVAQLEALVPQVRPDRPLDIVTALSEEAATADDPDAAARHLADALRAAGGTDVDAVLLAQYSLTPAGDALAALAGVPVLDGAGAAARELRGLLTSPGGRTAAVAP; from the coding sequence GTGATCGAACCCCATCCCCTGGTCGCCATGATCCACGCCGTGCCCGCCGCGCAGCGCACCGCCGAGGCGGCGTTCGCGCGGGAGTTCCCGCAGGCCACGGTCTGGAACGTGCTGGACGACCGCCTGCTGGACGACGCCCGCGCGGCCGGCGGTCTCACCGACGCGCTGCGCCGGCGCATGCTCCGTCTGATCGGGCACGTACTGGACGGCGGTGCCCGGGCCCTGCTGCTGACCTGCTCCTCCTACGGGGAGGTCGTGGACACCGCCCGCGTGCTGTGGAACGTGCCCGTCCTGAAGTCCGACGAGGCGATGTTCCAGGCCGCCCTGGCCGGCCCGTACCGGCGCATCGCCGTCGTCGCCTCCACCGCGCCCGCCGTCCCGGCCGCCGTCGCCCAGCTGGAGGCGCTCGTCCCGCAGGTCCGCCCGGACCGTCCGCTGGACATCGTGACCGCCCTCAGCGAGGAGGCGGCCACGGCCGACGACCCCGACGCGGCCGCCCGCCACCTGGCCGACGCCCTGCGCGCCGCCGGCGGCACCGACGTGGACGCGGTGCTGCTCGCGCAGTACTCGCTCACCCCGGCGGGCGACGCCCTCGCCGCCCTGGCGGGGGTGCCGGTGCTGGACGGGGCCGGCGCCGCCGCCCGGGAACTGCGCGGCCTGCTCACCTCCCCCGGGGGACGCACCGCGGCAGTCGCCCCGTGA